The genomic region CAAAAGAAACTATAAATCTAATAAAATGGCAGATGCAACCATAATGAGATGATAAATCTGCAGCAGGAGCAGGAAATTCGTGCCCCATTAACTTCAACCGCAATCTAAGGCAACCCCACCAAATTATTTCACCTGTAATCTCACTTTCAATGTGAACTTTGATGCAATTTATGGCCGAAAACCCAATCCAACTAAAAGTATACCAAACCTTGGGTGGTGTATTGGTGCCGACTACTCCATATAATAAGATCTCTATCAACTTTTCTTTCTACTTTGTTGAGAAATTAAATATgcacattaaaatatataaccaaAAGATTATAATGGTTATGGACCCCATTTACATACACTAGAAAGCACAATAAATTTAGAGTTAGGTACTCTTGAGCCGTTGTAATTGAAACACCTATCCCAAAAAACCCAAATGACCCCATGCTTACACGGCTTGTCCTCTTCACCTATCCCTAAATAAGTGTGAAATATACATCGTATTAATAGTCTATTACTTTTGGTCCATACCACTACCTGCTGTCATGCACACCATCATAATAGTTTTATCCCTAAAAGTATGGATAAATTGCTTCATACCCAATACTCTTTACTACTCGATTAAACGAAGGAAAtctcaaaaaatgaaagaactCTATGTTTGAACTCACGTAGGTTGGCCAAGTGGTTGAACACTTGGTTTCAAAGTGCTTGTTCTAGGTTCAACTGGTAGTACTTCCAGTTCAAGTCTAGGTATttgcattttgaaaaaaattctcgAGTTAGTTATTTACTCCACTAGAACCTATTGTCTTAAAAAGTGATTAGTCTTTAGTTAAGAGTTTTGAAGATACAcagtgagaaacaaaaaaaaaaaaaaaaaaaagacctctATTTTtgtatcaattaaaaaaaaaaaaatgttacaaaatcACCTGGCATGGGAGGCCAGTGGAACCAATTCTGACAAAGGAGTAGCAAGAGGTGTAGAGTTTCCTGATGGAGCAGGAGAATTTCGACACAAAGGACAAGTAGCACTCATTTGGAGCCATTGATCAATGCAATTTGCATGGAAACAGTGATGGCACTCTGGAATGCACCTTATGGTATCCTTGGGCTGGTAGTCGGACAAGCAAATCGAACATGGCCCGTTGTTTGGCTTAGGCAGTCGTCGACTTTCACCAAGAACCATCTTGGGGTAAGACTCTATGTTAGGTCCATCTAAACCCACCACTATCACCACGGGCTCTACCGAAATCCTCGTTGCAGATTGGTGATTAGACCTTCCTCTCAAGATATTATTatcgccaccaccaccactattaTTACGACCGTTAGCTTTGATTCTAACGCACGCATACGAAGCAAGCATGATAGTAGAGATGAGTACGAGAATACTCACGGCAATGGCGATGCCGTAGCCGAGGCCGACGCCGGTGGCTGCCGACGGCACAGGTGGTACAACCGTGGACATATGAGTAAGAGAAAGGAGAGAAGATCTTAAGGCCAAAGAaagttgtgacttgtgaggcTTAAATCCTAATGTAAGAAGTGGGGaaggaaataaaagaaaagaaaggagtgGAGAGgttttattactttatataaCGCTAAAAGGACAGGTGGGCCAAGCGCAGCCGTGGTCCGCGGGAAAAATTAAATGACTTTGGAGTTTGGAGTTAACGTTCAATGAGTGTTGAAGTTACAATATTACCCATGCAATTGAGATCCAAGAAAGGGTAGGATCGGTAAAGTAGTCTTGAAATTCCATTTTGTTTGTTggtcatatattttattatgcACCAAAAGAGGCATGGATCATCATTCATCATGATTAATTGTTTGTTATCTAATATATTTCTTTGAAGGCCAGTTTGATTAGGTTTCTGATCCAACTTTTGTAGAGAAATTGGTCCTtaatttttgagagagagagagagagagagagagagaaaatggagtATGTTCAACAAGGTGAGTGACATCTTAGTTAGAAAGTCTAAAAGCTTTTACTTTTGCTAAATAAAGAATTCAATACCTGAGTGCCTTTAAATTCTCCATTGTGGATCGCAATAAGGAAGAAGATCATGTACGGCTTGTTTTGATTctatttaatttagttttttattagttgttgagagagtatattttattttattttattttttttgttaattttttataatactatAAATTAATGTATCAACTAACGAGGACAGAGGTAATAACTGAGTGCTACTATACTACCAAATACACCCGGAAAACAGTATCATGCAGTAATTAATATACACAACATTGAAAAAGTTTCggttattttaatataaaaatttactttttttttttttattttacatgctcactttttaaaatatcttatattaaattatctattttatattacattataataaaatattaacttttcttgattttttaaaattatttttttttctttacacgCAATAACTTATATCATTTACTCTCTtctattagtttaaaaaaaaaaaaaaaattatatgtaaagtaAATAATGTCagtataaatttacacaataattttaagggttgaatgtgtaaaattgattcttttttattttccattgcttaatgcaaatgattttttttttggaataatttaaaaaatatatatcaattttttataatgaaaaaccaaGTCAACGAAAAACTTAAGACTTGTCATGTCAAGATTcaagagaagaagaattttACTGCTACGTAGCCTAATTTCAGGAAATCAGTGGCTCGAGGATCGGCATAGGAagaatatacatacatatatatatatatatatatatatatatatatatataaagagagatgctacattcacaatattttcacaacaaatcacaggtggttagttgttattagttcaaatttgaacctaagaTTACTAttttgcctcaacaataacaaccaataaccaCTTGctatttaagatttgttataaaaatgttgtaaaaatgttatggacatatcatttttcgTATATAAAACACGATTCTTtggatccattaatttttccaCAGCATGCTGCATGCATGCATtggatagaaattttttttttttttttatgagaaatgcaTTGGATAGAGATTGAGTGATGTTACATGCatgtattattaattttattacattAATTAGTTCTatagtgttttaatttttaaatttttaacacaaaaaataattatttttttgtttacattGTTGATGTGATATTTGCATGACACTATTACTTACAATATATTATTGTCAAgtcaatttatttaaaaattatatatttaaattgctAATATAACTAGAATTTTCTATTGGTATTTATAGGCATATCCAAGcataaaatatacatattttttgtgTATAGATCTTGTTTGATAGCTTGATTCATGAAATCATTTTTCAACGGTATAAACTTTTTATTgtgacaaataaaaaataattaattttttgtttacattGTTGATGTGATATATATTAGTATTACACTACTATTACttacaataaatttttgtcAAGTCAATTTATTaaacattatatatttaaattgataatataactTTCTATTGGTATTTACAGGCATATCcaagcataaaatataatttttttttttttgtttaaagatCTTGTTTGATAGCTTGATTCATGAAATCATCTTTCAATGGTATAAAGTTTTCATTGTGACAAATATTAGCAAATAGAAAActaaacactcagctttttggtAGCAAAGTCATATACAAACTCTTGGAAACTCTTAAACCATTTTAAAATATCAATATGTAcatattaatatttcaaaatggaGTGAGGATTGTAGAGGGGAAAGTGGTCATATATTCTCTCATATTCCAATCATAAAATaagggagaaaataaaaataataataataataataataataataataataataatatgaaaagggagaagaaaaaataa from Castanea sativa cultivar Marrone di Chiusa Pesio chromosome 11, ASM4071231v1 harbors:
- the LOC142617540 gene encoding putative RING-H2 finger protein ATL69, with product MSTVVPPVPSAATGVGLGYGIAIAVSILVLISTIMLASYACVRIKANGRNNSGGGGDNNILRGRSNHQSATRISVEPVVIVVGLDGPNIESYPKMVLGESRRLPKPNNGPCSICLSDYQPKDTIRCIPECHHCFHANCIDQWLQMSATCPLCRNSPAPSGNSTPLATPLSELVPLASHAR